Within the Bacillus sp. E(2018) genome, the region TGATTAGGCAGAGCATCTGCAAACCGTTCAAAAGCATCTTCTTCTGTTTCGTGATCTTGAACCCACGCGTGTGCATGCGTTCCTTTTGTCGGAATACCGAAAAGTTTTCCGGCGCGCATGTTCGATGTGGCATCAAAGCCGGCAATGTATGCGGCACGTGCACCCCATATTGCGGCATCAGCTTCCTGGGCACGACGTGTTCCAAACTCCATCAATTGATCATCAGGAGTGACATACCGAATCCGAGCCGCTTTCGTCGCGATTAAAGTTTGATAGTTCATGAAATTAAGCAGTGCTGTTTCCAACAAGTGCGCTTCAAACACACGGCACTTTATGCGAATTAACGGCTCATTCGGAAACACGACCGTTCCTTCTTTTACAGAGAATAATTCTCCCGAAAAGTTGAAGTTCTTTAACTCCTCTAAGAAAGATTCCTCATACTGCTCTTCTTGTGTTCTTAAATAGTCGATATCTTCCTCTTTAAAATGAAGATGCTCCAAATAATGAATGATTCGCTCGAGTCCTGCAAATACAGCATAGCCGCTTTTGAAGGGGTTCTTTCGGAAGAAGGCTTCAAATACGCGAATATTGTTGTGCGTGCCGTTTTTCCAATGGGCGTACATCATATTAATCTGGTACTTATCTGTATGTAATGCTAAATCTTCATAGCTCATGTATGAGTCCCGCCTTTCTCTCTCTTCATTTTTCTCTATTTGGGTAGTTGTTAAACATAATAAAAGGCCCGATAACCTAGAAGATCATCGGGCTACTTCTTATTCTGAGATGGAAAGACGCTTTTCAATCTCTTTAACTCCATTTTGATCGACAACATAATCACCCATAAATTTCTCGCCATTCACGCCGTATACGTCTAAGTTTGATTTCCATTGATTATCCGCGGGGCTCACACTCAGAACCACTTCGTATTCTTTAACATCCTTCAATTTGTTCATGCTTGAAGGTTTTTCAATGATTAACTTGTAGGATCCATCTGGGTTAACCTCAGCTACATCCGCTAATCCTGAGACAATATAGTTCGGAATATCCAAGCTCCCTTTCAGTCTTGTTCCTTCTAAGAGATTTGACTTTCCTTCTATATAAAGATATTTATCATCTTTTTGAATGTCCGGGTCGTCTATTCGGACTGCGGAAGCGCCGTAATCGTCAGGCTTGTCCCACTCAGGCTCCTTTATTTTAGCAGAAGCATTCGATCCATCCTGAGGAATTTCAAGGGTTAAAAGTGTGATGTTTTGTTGCACATCTGATTCTTCTTGTAATCTGACAAACGGACCTTTCAATTTTTCACCGTTTTCTCCATAGTGATTTTTGATTGGTTGATTGTCGGAATGAGGATCGAATTCTATTTTCACTTCAATTAAACCTTCAGAGCTTTTTGGTATTTTTAAATCTGTTTCAAAAGTACCATCTTCACTAACCTGTACTCGATCTGAACCACCAATTAATGTATCTTCTACACTGTCCATCGTAACTAATAGGTTCGAGTTTGGAAAAAGGTTCGTTTGCCCTTTAACCGTAATCAGCTTCCCTTTACGATCTGCTTCTCCCTCAAACCAAACTTCGTAATCGCCTTGGTCTTTAGGAGCTTTTACTTTTTTATCTGTGACCTTAACGGATTCTTTTTCACTCTTACTCTCATGTTCTTGATTTTCTTTATTACCGCTTGTTGATTCGTTACTACTACACCCCGAAACCATTAAGGCAATGCTTGTAGTTATTAACAAAAGCTTTAATTTACTCAAGATTCAATCCCCTATTCTACTCTGGCATCTTCCGCGTATTCATCAATTAGTTTTAGTACTCTGTCTGTTTCTTGATTCAATTCTTCTTGTCTAGCATCATGTTTTTTAGAGCTGTACTCTCTAAGCGTTGTATATCTGTCTAAAAGGAGTTTGTCCAACTTTATAAATTCTTCATTAGACATCTTTTCTTTATCGTAGAGATCTCTCTTTACAGAACGGAATAACTCAAATTCATCAGAGATACTATCCAGTATTTTTGAATGGACTTTACCCATAGAATGACCCTTACCCGAACTGCTCCAATTTACGCTTGATGAATCCATCGATGAACTCCAGTTGATACTGGCATCATGCATCGCTTCAGACCAGTTAGAATCGACTTCATCAAACAATTCTTTTTGAGAAGAAACCGATTGGAATTCGCCGCCACCCGCTTCTGCTACTGCTTTTAGCTGTTGTTGGCCTTCGTTATCTACATCAAAGCCAATAATGTTTACTTCTGCCTTGATGTTCGACTCGTGTAACTTTTTCGCCGCTTCTACAGGATTTCCGTCACATGTCTCAATTCCATCACTCACGATATAAATGACGTTATTTCCTTCTTTCCCTTGAAGGTCCTTTTCAGCTGCTTCAATGGAAGCTGCGAGAGGTGTCCAACCGGTTGGCTTGAATTTAGAGAGAGATTGTTGGAAAGTTCCTTCATTATATGCGCCTAAAGGGTACATAACTTCCGTACTTTCACATGATACCTTCTTGTCTTTATCAGCGTTGCTTCCTTTATGTCCATAGACACGCAGCATGACGTTCGCGTCATCAGGCAATCCACCTGCAAACTTCTTCAACGCTTCTTTTGCTGCCGTCATTTTATCCGTTCCTGAAACCTTTCCTGCCATACTACCGCTTGCATCTAGAAGAATGGCAACATTAAGAGGACCTTCTTTCTTTTCCTCTCCGTCTTCACTCTCTTCTTGATATTTCTCATATGCCTCTACTTCTTCAAACGAAATGTCAAAGTCCTCTAACTCCTGAAACCCAGGCTGATGATTGGCAGCGAACCCAGCAACAATTCGGTTAAAGGCTTCCTCAGCCTTCATACCTTTAGGATACTTCTTTGTGATTTTGTTAATCTCTTTATCAAGAGCATCACCTTCAAGATCTTTTACCTTTTCGTTATACTTTCCTGAACCCTGTTTCACCATCTCTTCAGGATCAGTAGGTGCTTTTTCAACCGTCTCTTTTTTAGGTTCTTTTTTCTTTTCATCCGTATCCGATGCTGTTTTTTCGGTTGAGCATGCGGTTAAAAGAAGAAGTAGAACGATAAAAATGACAACAAATAAATTACTAGATTTGTTCATTTATTAATAAATTCCTTTCTTTCTAATTTTTCATAATGTGCATTACTGAAAGTTTCTTAATTTTTTTTTGATGTTATTTTCAAATATGTAATCTACTCGTCTATAGAAAATTTCTTTATATTCTTCTAAACCTACCTTACCTGAAGAGAACGTGACCTTGTTACCGTATTCGTCAATTTCAAAGGTAGCCTGGGATTTCTTCACATCTCTTATAGCTCTATCCGCAGAGAAAATATTAAGATGAACAATTAATTGCTTATTATTAATCTTTTCAGACATATCCAAAAGTTTTATTTCTTCAAGTAATATCCTTGCTTTTTCAATGGCTTTTAATTGAGATCTACCTTGGTCATACATAATTTGATAATGCTTAGCATTAAGTTCCATCATTCTATTCACATTCTCTTTTAAGAGATATTTGCGGTTCAAGACATCTTTTTCAATGGCTTGCATTTCTTTTAATATGATTACAAGTTCTTCTGGAAATCTTATTACGTGATCTAGAAATTTATAAAAATCATTTATTACTGATTCCATATCATTATCAAACACACTTAAAAATTTACTTTCAGCTTCCGACAAGAGAATTTTAATTTCTTGTAAAACTGAAACAGGTTTTTTTATGTCAGGTATCATTTGATCAAGAGCTTCAGCCATTGTTCTATTAAAATTGTATATCATCTTAAAAGCTTCAATAATTTCATGTTTCTTTTGAGAGTTATCATTTGTTAATATTACCGCTCCATTAACTTTATTAAATCTTTTATAGCTTACATAAAAATAATCCGTATCCTTTTCATCACGATAGCTATATGGATATATATCATAAGTTTCTAATATCTTCTTATAACTTTTCGCCTTTTTATGCAAATCTACCGAATTGACACCACACATATCTTACCTCCATTTAACGAATGCACAATTTTAATTAAATCACCTTATTTCGTATACTTCTCATCTCTTCTTTGTCCCTTATCTTCTGTATATGGTTATGTTTCATAGCTGGCAATGCCAGGACGACTGGGATAATAAAGAATGGAAATGACTCTTCTCCTAAAAAAAAGAGAATCAAACTTAACGGTGCGACAAGCCCGTAGATTAATAGATATAGAAGAAAATAGACTCGTCTCCACCGCTTTTCTTTCTTGGACATGTCGCACCCCATTTTCTAATGATTAAAACTCTATCTCTTTTTTTGTATGTGTTTTCTGAAACTCTGTTGGTTTTGGATCAAAGTATTCCATGGTGAACTTTGGCACGAACTTGTTGTTCTGCAAGTAACCTGATCCCCATGTTGGGTCCATCGTTAACCAGCGTCCCTCGACCTTCGTCTCCACCCAAGCATGATTTTGTCCGGCAAATCCTGTTACCATTTGCGCTTCCATACCACTTGCACGTAAAAGAGCAATCGCTAAATACGCAAAGTCCTGACAAACGCCTTCTTTTTCGTCCAACGTTTTTAATGCACTGTCATCAAACTCAAACGTTCGATTGTTTAGCTTGTCTACGTCATAGCTCACGTTTTTTGCTACATACTCATAAACAGCTAGCGCTTTTTCTTTTTCGGTCTTTTTATTTTTTGTTAGTTGCGCTGCTAATTTCTTAATCTCTGGAGCATCCGACTGAATCCCTCTAGATGGCAAGGTAAATCGTTGATCACTTGTGTTTGTATTCTCAACCGTGAAATTTGCTAGACCAACAAAGTACTGCATATATCCGTTCGTTTTTTGGAATTCTGGTGCCATTAAAGACACTTCGTATTTCCCAGGTCCAAACCGTAGGAAAAACTCTCCCTCGAATTTGTTGTTCTTAACTGGGATCGCGTACATCGCTTTTAGGTCGTCTTTCTCTGTCTGAACAAAAACGACATTCGTCTTGTTTGCATCCTCACCTTTTGGATCAATTCTTCCTTTAATCTTGTATGTCAGATCCGCTTTTTCACCGCCTACTTCTGGGGACTCAAGTTTGAAGCCTTTTTCCTCATAAGCAGAGGAATATTTCACAGGTTCAAAGGATTCACTAGATAAATTTTTTACATATAAGTGAGCCGCATCTGTAAAAAAGTCGGTTGATCCTTCTTTAGGCGTCATGATCTGTACCTCATGAACACCCGTACCATAATAAAGAGGGATTTTATGTGCGAACTTTCCATTCTCAACCGGAACCATAATTTTAGTAGTTTCACTTTCTTTCTTAAGCTCAACCATAAGCTGTTCAACACTGGAATCAGCAACTTCACCCTCTAGCTCGAAAGAACCATCTCTTTCCATATACCCATTTATGGAATTATTTAACTTTAAATCGTATTGAAACGCGTTCTTTGTATAAGCAATATCTCTCTTAATCTCAGGGTTTACGTTCTCTACATCAAATGAGGCAATGTCGTAATAGTAGTCTTCAGCCTTATCACTTGGCACACTTACTTTGACAGAATAATTTCCCTTCCCATTAAACAACTGCACCTTTTGTTCAAACTTGCCTTCTTTTAAAGGAGCGTAATAGCTGAAGTCCCGACCGTTCGGCCCTTCTTCATCACTTCTCACTTTGATCCATACATGGTCTGACTTGAAACTGTTATACTTTTTCGCCTTACCTTTAATGAGTACCGTTGAGTTTGCCGTAAACTCTTTGTACTTAGGGCTCGATAACGTCGCTTCCACTTCTTCTGCGTATGGAAGAAGTTCTAGTTTCTCTAATGTGTCCTCTTTGTTTGCTTCCTCAGCAAGAGTTGTATACTTATCTTTTTTCTCTTCTTGTTCAGGTTGGGCAGAAGGGGATTCGGTTGTGCAGGCGGTTAGTGCCAGAAGCATGAGTATCAGAAGAAAATTAGTTATTTTATTTCTCATTGAATAATCTCCTTTGTTTATTTTCAAAAGAAAAGAGATGGAGCTTCCATCTCAAACGACATTGTTATACTTAAAAAATTATTACGAACTTATTTTGAAAAAGTTCCCAGTAAGAT harbors:
- a CDS encoding transglutaminase-like domain-containing protein translates to MRNKITNFLLILMLLALTACTTESPSAQPEQEEKKDKYTTLAEEANKEDTLEKLELLPYAEEVEATLSSPKYKEFTANSTVLIKGKAKKYNSFKSDHVWIKVRSDEEGPNGRDFSYYAPLKEGKFEQKVQLFNGKGNYSVKVSVPSDKAEDYYYDIASFDVENVNPEIKRDIAYTKNAFQYDLKLNNSINGYMERDGSFELEGEVADSSVEQLMVELKKESETTKIMVPVENGKFAHKIPLYYGTGVHEVQIMTPKEGSTDFFTDAAHLYVKNLSSESFEPVKYSSAYEEKGFKLESPEVGGEKADLTYKIKGRIDPKGEDANKTNVVFVQTEKDDLKAMYAIPVKNNKFEGEFFLRFGPGKYEVSLMAPEFQKTNGYMQYFVGLANFTVENTNTSDQRFTLPSRGIQSDAPEIKKLAAQLTKNKKTEKEKALAVYEYVAKNVSYDVDKLNNRTFEFDDSALKTLDEKEGVCQDFAYLAIALLRASGMEAQMVTGFAGQNHAWVETKVEGRWLTMDPTWGSGYLQNNKFVPKFTMEYFDPKPTEFQKTHTKKEIEF
- a CDS encoding VWA domain-containing protein; amino-acid sequence: MNKSSNLFVVIFIVLLLLLTACSTEKTASDTDEKKKEPKKETVEKAPTDPEEMVKQGSGKYNEKVKDLEGDALDKEINKITKKYPKGMKAEEAFNRIVAGFAANHQPGFQELEDFDISFEEVEAYEKYQEESEDGEEKKEGPLNVAILLDASGSMAGKVSGTDKMTAAKEALKKFAGGLPDDANVMLRVYGHKGSNADKDKKVSCESTEVMYPLGAYNEGTFQQSLSKFKPTGWTPLAASIEAAEKDLQGKEGNNVIYIVSDGIETCDGNPVEAAKKLHESNIKAEVNIIGFDVDNEGQQQLKAVAEAGGGEFQSVSSQKELFDEVDSNWSEAMHDASINWSSSMDSSSVNWSSSGKGHSMGKVHSKILDSISDEFELFRSVKRDLYDKEKMSNEEFIKLDKLLLDRYTTLREYSSKKHDARQEELNQETDRVLKLIDEYAEDARVE